A genomic region of Arachis stenosperma cultivar V10309 chromosome 9, arast.V10309.gnm1.PFL2, whole genome shotgun sequence contains the following coding sequences:
- the LOC130948792 gene encoding actin-interacting protein 1-2-like, which translates to MPTLSETYACVPTTERGRGILISGDPKTNNFLYCTARSVVIRNLDNPLKVSVYGEHAYPVTVARYSPNGEWIASADVSGTIRIWGTHNDYVLKNEFRVLSGRIDDLQWSADGMRIVACGDGKGKSFVRAFMWDSGSTVGDFDGHSRRVLSCAFKPTRPFRIVTCGEDFLANFYEGPPFKFNMSIRDHSNFVNCVRYSPDGSKFITVSSDRKGIVYEGKTGAKLAELLSGDGHKGSIYAASWSPDSKQVVTVSADKTAKIWDILEDGSAKLNKTLSFTETGGVEDMLVGCLWQNAHLLTVSLGGTINLYDAKDLDKSPLSLSGHMKNVTVLNLLHRSEKMLLSSSYDGVIIRWIPGVGYSGKFESKQFGLIKLLAAGEEEIITAGFDNKVSRVPLHGDDFGPAKQVDIGSQPKDVSLAVKIPELALIAIESGVVLLKDSTILSTVNLGFVVTACAISPDGSEAIVGGQDGKLHIYSVSGNTLTEKSVLEKHRGAISVIRYSPDVTMFASADLNREAVVWDHESKEVKLNNMLFHTARINCLSWSPDSRLIATGSLDTCVIIYEIGKPAASRRTIKGAHLGGVYGLTFVDNDRVASSGEDGCIRMWTLTSE; encoded by the exons ATGCCCACTCTCTCGGAGACCTATGCCTGCGTCCCCACCACCGAGCGCGGCCGCGGCATCCTCATCTCCGGCGACCCCAAAACCAACAACTTCCTCTACTGCACCGCTCGCTCCGTCGTCATCCGCAACCTCGACAACCCCCTCAAAGTCTCCGTCTATGGCGAGCACGCCTATCCCGTCACCGTCGCCCGCTACTCTCCCAACGGCGAATGGATCGCCTCCGCCGACGTCTCCGGCACCATCCGAATCTGGGGAACACACAACGATTACGTTCTTAAGAACGAGTTTCGGGTTCTATCGGGTCGGATCGATGATCTCCAGTGGTCTGCCGACGGCATGAGGATCGTTGCCTGTGGTGATGGCAAGGGCAAGTCCTTCGTTCGCGCTTTCAT GTGGGATTCGGGTTCTACTGTTGGTGACTTTGATGGCCATTCCCGGCGGGTTTTGAGTTGTGCATTTAAGCCAACAAGGCCATTCCGCATTGTCACATGTGGAGAGGACTTTTTAGCCAATTTTTATGAAGGTCCGCCATTCAAGTTCAACATGTCAATCAG GGACCATTCGAATTTTGTCAACTGTGTTAGATATTCGCCAGATGGGAGCAAGTTTATTACAGTGAGCTCTGATAGGAAGGGAATTGTATATGAAGGAAAGACAGGGGCCAAACTTGCAGAGTTGCTTTCAGGGGATGGTCACAAGGGCAGCATATATGCTGCTAGTTGGAGTCCTGATAGCAAACAG GTAGTAACTGTGTCTGCTGATAAGACCGCAAAAATATGGGACATTCTTGAGGATGGTAGTGCAAAGTTAAATAAGACTCTGTCTTTTACGGAAACTGGCGGAGTGGAAGACATGCTTGTTGGTTGCCTTTGGCAGAATGCTCATCTGCTTACTGTCTCTCTTGGTGGCACCATTAACTTATATGACGCTAAGGATCTTGATAAAAGCCCTTTATCCTTATCTGGCCACATGAAGAATGTTACTGTTTTGAATCTGCTTCACAGAAGTGAAAAGATGCTGTTGTCCAGCAGCTACGATGGAGTGATCATTAGATGGATTCCCGGCGTTGGGTATAGTGGTAAATTTGAGAGTAAACAATTTGGATTAATCAAATTGTTAGCAGCTGGCGAAGAAGAAATTATTACTGCTGGGTTTGACAACAAG GTATCCAGAGTTCCTCTTCACGGGGACGATTTTGGTCCTGCTAAGCAAGTTGATATTGGAAGTCAGCCTAAGGATGTGAGTCTTGCAGTTAAAATCCCTGAACTTGCTCTCATTGCAATTGAATCTGGGGTTGTCTTACTCAAAGATTCAACAATTTTGTCAACTGTAAACCTGGGCTTTGTTGTGACTGCCTGTGCAATTTCACCTGATGGTAGTGAAGCAATTGTAGGCGGCCAAGATGGTAAGTTGCACATCTATTCTGTCTCAGGTAATACACTTACAGAAAAAAGCGTCCTTGAGAAGCACCGAGGTGCCATCAGTGTAATCCGATATTCTCCAGATGTTACCATGTTTGCATCTGCTGATTTGAATCGTGAAGCTGTTGTGTGGGATCATGAATCCAAAGAG GTGAAACTTAATAACATGTTGTTTCACACTGCACGTATTAACTGCCTATCTTGGTCACCTGATAGCAGACTGATAGCTACCGGTTCACTTGATACATGCGTTATTATATATGAAATTGGAAAGCCAGCAGCAAGCCGCAGAACCATAAAAGGTGCTCATTTAGGTGGAGTTTATGGGTTAACTTTTGTTGATAATGACAGAGTTGCCAGTTCAGGCGAAGACGGTTGTATTCGTATGTGGACTTTAACTTCTGAGTAA
- the LOC130950769 gene encoding heavy metal-associated isoprenylated plant protein 22-like, protein MGALDFLSEYFSVSRTPRKKRKPMQTVEIKVKMDCDGCERRVRNSVANMKGVKQVEVNRKQSKVTVTGYVDRNRVLKKVQSTGKRAEFWPYIQYNLVAYPFVAQAYDKKAPSGYVKNTDLALPNPNAPHEKLATLFSDDNPNSCSIM, encoded by the coding sequence ATGGGTGCTCTTGATTTCCTTTCAGAATACTTCTCAGTGTCGAGAACCCCAAGAAAGAAACGGAAGCCAATGCAGACGGTGGAAATAAAGGTGAAGATGGACTGTGATGGGTGTGAGAGGAGAGTAAGAAACTCAGTTGCAAACATGAAAGGAGTGAAGCAAGTGGAGGTGAATAGGAAACAGAGCAAGGTAACAGTGACAGGGTATGTGGATAGAAACAGAGTTCTGAAGAAAGTGCAGAGCACAGGGAAGAGAGCAGAGTTCTGGCCTTACATTCAATATAACTTGGTTGCATACCCTTTTGTTGCTCAAGCTTATGACAAGAAGGCTCCTTCTGGTTATGTCAAGAACACTGATCTTGCCCTCCCTAACCCCAATGCTCCCCATGAGAAGCTTGCTACTCTCTTCAGTGATGATAATCCTAATTCCTGTTCCATCATGTAA
- the LOC130951249 gene encoding heavy metal-associated isoprenylated plant protein 37: protein MTKEEDFKLLKIQTCVLKVNIHCDGCKQKVKKLLQRIEGVYQVQIDADQQKVTVSGSVDAATLIKKLVRAGKYAEPWSQQKTIQNPKQKNNNNIVKDDKNKGGQKQQGLVKGLEAFKNQQQKFPSAFSSEEDDDYYDYDDEEEDDDEEMRFIREKANQLHLLRQQAAAAAAEANNLKKGVGAISGGSNNVKMNNNAGNNNNVGKKGGPGNNMGLKDGHGGVLDQKTMAALKLNNGHMGGGEGLNLGEAKRASDIGAMMNLAGFNGNNNNNVANNVGSATVLGANSNGLGGFPVLSNNMAPGSTAAVLPNGAFSTGQYPSSLLMNMNGFNNHPSPSPLMMNMNMQARQAMQQQPQMMYHRSPFVPPNTGYYYNHSNNYSPANYSYALPNYYPHQCPATDDNSAAHMFSDDNTSSCSIM from the exons ATGACTAAAGAAGAAGACTTTAAGCTCCTTAAAATCCAG ACTTGTGTTCTCAAAGTGAACATTCACTGTGATGGGTGTAAGcagaaagtgaagaaactcCTTCAGAGAATTGAAG GTGTCTACCAAGTTCAAATAGATGCAGATCAGCAGAAAGTAACAGTTTCAGGAAGTGTGGATGCTGCAACTTTGATCAAGAAACTGGTCAGAGCTGGCAAGTATGCTGAGCCATGGTCTCAGCAGAAAACAATTCAGAATCCAAAGcagaagaacaacaacaacattgTCAAAGATGACAAGAACAAAGGGGGGCAAAAGCAGCAAGGACTGGTGAAGGGTCTTGAGGCCTTCAAGAATCAGCAGCAGAAGTTCCCATCTGCCTTTAGTTCTGAAGAGGATGATGATTACTACGACTACGATGATGAGGAAGAGGACGATGACGAAGAAATGCGATTCATTAGGGAAAAAGCCAACCAACTTCATTTGCTGAGGCAGCaggcagcagcagcagcagcagaagCAAACAACTTGAAGAAAGGTGTTGGAGCAATTTCTGGTGGTTCCAACAATGTTAAAATGAACAACAATGCTGGCAATAACAACAATGTTGGTAAAAAGGGAGGACCTGGTAATAACATGGGACTTAAGGATGGTCATGGTGGTGTTCTTGATCAGAAAACCATGGCAGCACTGAAATTGAACAATGGCCACATGGGGGGTGGTGAAGGACTCAATCTTGGAGAAGCCAAAAGGGCTAGTGACATTGGTGCAATGATGAATCTAGCTGGTTTCAATGGGAATAATAACAACAATGTTGCTAATAATGTTGGCAGTGCCACTGTTCTAGGAGCAAATTCCAATGGTTTGGGTGGTTTTCCTGTTCTGTCTAACAACATGGCTCCAGGTTCTACAGCTGCTGTTCTCCCAAATGGTGCTTTTTCTACCGGCCAATACCCATCATCACTGCTAATGAACATGAATGGCTTCAATAACCATCCATCTCCATCCCCATTAATGATGAACATGAACATGCAGGCAAGACAAGCCATGCAGCAACAACCTCAGATGATGTATCACAGATCCCCGTTTGTTCCTCCTAACACTGGCTATTACTACAATCATAGTAATAACTACAGCCCTGCAAATTACTCTTATGCTTTGCCTAATTATTACCCACACCAGTGTCCAGCAACTGATGATAACTCTGCAGCACATATGTTCAGTGATGACAATACTAGTAGTTGTTCCATAATGTAA